The genomic segment GCCGACCACGGCGAGCCGGCAGTCGTCGACGCCGAGATCGGCGGCGTTGCGCCACACCCATTCGGTTGCGGCATAGGCATCGTCGAACTGTGCGGGCGGCGGCGCCTCCGGGGCCAGCCGGTAGCCGACGGCCACGACGGTGGCCTCGGCCGCCGATGCCAGTTCGCGTGCCAACGGCTCGAACGAGTGGTTGGAACCCATCACCAGCCCGCCACCGTGGAAGTACACCAGCGCCGGTCCGCTGGAAGCGGTTCCGGGACGGTAGATCCGGGCGGGGATGTCTCCGGCGGGCCCGGGGATGGCGGAGTCGGTGATGGCCGCCATCTCGGGCATCTCCGCGGGCAGCGGGGCGGATTCGAGCCCGGCCCGCAGGGCGGCCAGACCGCGCACGCGCATCGACGGCACCGTTCCGAAAGAGGCGATCCGTGCGGCGGCATCGGGATCCAAAGCGGGCGTCACCATGTCATGGCTTCGCGGAGTTGAACCGGCTGGCAGTGCGCAGTATCGGAGCGTTCTGTGCGGCAAGAACGTTCGCCCGGTCGGCCATCGCCGCGCCTACCGCATCCGGATGCGTATGGAGGTAGAAGCGACCCGACGCGGCCTGCCCGAACAACACCTCGGCTGCCCTGAGCGGATCCATGGCGGTGGCCTTGACCTCCAGCATCGCGGCGCGTTGGGTCTCGGCTGCGCCGGCGTCGGTGGCCCGCGCCGGGTCGACGCCACCAGCGGACTCGAAGATGTCGGATACCACGGCCCCGGGAAGTACGGCCTGTACGTGGATGTGCTGATCGTGGCCGGCCGTTTGGACCTCGAGATATAGGCACTCGGTCAACGCGAGCACCGCGTGCTTACTCATGATGTAGGGCGCCTGAAAAGGAATCGCGACGACACCGCCGACCGACGACAGGTTCCACACCCACGCCTGGTCGTCGGTGGCCATCATTTTGGGTAGGAACGCCTTTATGCCGAAGAAGACGCCGCTGACGTTGATATCGACAACGCGCCGCCAGTTGGCCACCGGTGTGTCCCACAAGTAGCCGAACTGCTCGACGCCGGCATTGTTCACGAGCAGACGCACTGCACCGACGTCGCGGTAGACCCGGTCGGCGAGTTCTTGCATTGCGTCGGGATCGCGGACGTCGCAGACGATCTCGACCGACTGGTCCCCGGCCGCCCTGAGCTCGTCACGCAGTGCGGCGATCGCGTCGCCGTCGATGTCGGCCAACACCACCGTCATGCCCAGTCGGCTGGCGTAACGTGCCAACCCGGCGCCGATTCCGGCGCCGGCACCGGTGATGACCGCGACACCGCCGCCGAAGGTATCCCGAACGTTCACGAACCGACGGCGGTGCCGGCGGTCAGCTCCGACAGCAGAACTGAGTTGGTGGTGTCGAGGATGACGTCCATCTCGGTGAACTCCAATCCGGAGGCGCCGCGCCGGACCGCGACGTTGACCACCCCGCTGGATACCGCGAACGGCACGAAGTCGGCGATCTGGTTGACGAGGATGTAGAACCGCGCCTTCGTCACGTCACCGTCGCTGCCGTTGCGGTGCACGTTGGTGGCGTGGTGGCGCAACGGGTAGGGGCTCTGCTTACGGTGCTCGGACAGCCATTCCATCACTGCGTCGCGCCCGTGCAGTTCCGGTGACATCAGTTCTTCGAAAGGGCTTGTGCCGGAATCGCTTCGGCTCGCGTAGCGGACGTCTTCCGCATAGCTGGCCGCCAGCTCGTCGTAGTGCGCCTCGTCGTAGTGGTACCAGAAGCCGGCGATGAACTCCTGCAGTTCGGGCAGGCTGATGTCGGTGCTCATGGCGTCAGTCAACTCCGAATGTGGCCGGGTCGACAGCACGGTTGCCCGGTCAGTGGAACACGGTCTGGGACTCAGCCGGTGATCAGGCTCCACAGCCCGCCCGCACTCGCGTACAGCGCCGCGTCGGTGACCTGTTCGTCCCAGTAGCGCACCGAGCCGAACTCCGAACGCCAGGCGAGCGCGGCTCGGGTGAACTCGTGCAGCCGGTGCTCACGGGTGGTGCCGATGGCGCCGTGCACCTGGTGAGCGTTGCGGACGACCACTGATGCCGCGTGGCCGGCACATGAACGGGCGACGGCGACACGCAGGCCGAGGTCTGGGCCCGACCAGTGGCCGGCCACCGACGCGCTCAGCGCCGCCTCGGTCGCCGCACGGGCGAGGGCCGCCTCGGTTGCGATGTCGGACACCAGGTTTTGCACGGCCTGGAATTTCGCCAGCGGGCGGCCGAACTGGGCCCGTGCGGTCACGTGCTCGATGCACAGCTGCAAGATTCGGTCCAGGGCCGCGCACACTTGGATCGACCGCACCAGGCCCGACTTCAACCGGAGTTGGGTGATGAGAGCAAGACCGACCGGAGCCCCGTCCGCAGCGGCCAGATCCGCGTCCACAGTGTCTCGTGGTTCGCCGATCAGGTTGAAACCCGGTGTGATGGCGAGTGTTTCGCGTGCTACATCTGCGACGCGATGTTGGCCGTTGGATCGCCAGACGAGAACAACGCGGTCGGCCGAAGCGGCCCATGGCACTTGAGTTGCGGCTCCCCGTTTGTCGAGCACGCATACGGTCCGCACCGCGTCGCCGACGGGCATGCCGGTGGCATCGAGTAGCCAACAGGCCAATAAATCGTGTTCCGCCAACGGGATTCGCACTCCGTGACCGACCGCGGCAGTCAGCAATTCGGCCGCTTCGAACCAGGTCGCTCCGCTGCCGCCGTTTTGCTCATTACCGGTCAGCCGGACCAGACCGAGCTCGTCGAGCTGCCGCCATAAATCCGGATCCCGCCGGACGATCGTGGTGGGCGGATGTTTTTCACGGTGACCGGCGAAAACGGCCGCCATCATGTCGACGAGTGCGCCGTCAACGGCGGCAGTCATCGCATACCCAAACCGCGTGCGACGACGCCACGCAGCACTTCGTTGGTACCGCCGCGCAGCGTAAAGCCGGGTCGCTGGTCCACCGCCGCGCGTTTCAGGCCGGCGAACACCGAATCGGGGGAGTCCTGCAGGTCGGCGAATTCCGCGATGTCGCCCTCGGTCGTGGTGCCCAGCACCTTGACCACCGCGGCCGGCAGGTCGGCGGGCTCGTTTCGTTCCAGCGCACCGGCCACGGCGGTGGACATCTGATGCAAACCGGCGATGCGCGCCACCAGCCGCCCCAGATTCGGATCGCGGGGGATGGCGTTGGACGCCATCCGATCTGCGCAGGCCGCCAGCAGCACGAAGGTGGACAGGAACCGCTCGGGCCCGCTGCGCTCGAAGGCGAGTTCCGAGGTCACCTGTTGCCAGCCGTTGCCGATCTCCCCGAACACCATCGCGTCGGGGACGAACGCCGAATCCAGGATCACCTCGTTGAAGTGGTGGTCGCCGTTCATGGACATGATCGGGCGGATCTCGACGCCGGGTCCGCGCAGGTTCACGATGAACTGGCTGAGCCCGGCATGGCGGTGCGTCGGATCCACCGCGGCGGTGCGCGCCAGCACGATGAACGCGTGCGCCCGGTGTGCGCCCGACGTCCAGACCTTGGTGCCCGTCAGCGACCAGCCCCCGTCGACGCGCTCGGCCCTGGTGTGCACGCTGGCCAGGTCGGACCCGGAGTCGGGTTCGCTCATGCCTATGCCGAGGAAGCACTCGCCACGCACGATTCGTGGCAGAAACTCCGACTTTTGTTGCGCTGTACCGTATTTGAGCAGCGAGGGCACGATCTGGCGGTCGGCGATCCAGTGCGCGGCAACAGGTGCACCGGCGGCCAGCAGCTCCTCGGTCACGACGAAGCGCTCCACGAACGAGCGGCCGCGTCCGCCGTACTCGGACGGCACTGTCATACCCAGCCAGCCGCGCGCGGCCAGCGCGGCAGTGAAGTTCTCATCCCAGCCCGTCAGCCAGGCATCGACCGAAGGCGTGAACGCCCCGGCCGCGAGCTGCTCGGCGAGGAACTCTCGCACCTCAAAACGGAGGTCCTGGGTCGCCGCGGCGTCGATGCTGGCGGGCGGCACCAAGCGGGGGAGCGCCATCAGCGTGTCTGCCAATTCGCGAAGAGCTCACCCGGTCCTTCGACATAACCTTCATGCACGAGTGACGAACTCCTTTCGGGCAGAGCTGATTCGGATCTAGCTCAGCACATGCTGTTCGATGCTGAAGCGTTCTCGCAACAATCGCTTGAGCAATTTGCCGCTCGGGTTCTTAGGTAACGCATCGACGAAGAAGACACGCTTGGGTGTCTTGAACCCGGCCAGGGACGCTCGGCAGTGCGCGATGACGTCCGATTCGGTCAGTGTCGCGCCCTCGCGTGGCACGATCGCGGCGACCACCGCCTCGACCCAGACCGGGTGCGCGAGCCCGAAGACCGCGACTTCCTGAATGCCACTGTGTCGGTATAGGACTTCCTCGACCTCGCGGCTGGCTACGTTTTCGCCACCGGTCTTGATCATGTCCTTCTTGCGGTCGACGACGTGCAATAGGCCGTGCTCGTCGTAGTAGCCCAAGTCCCCCGAGTGGAACCAGCCGCTGCGGAAGGCCTCGGCCGTGCGGTCCGGGTCATCCAGGTAGCCGGTGGCCAAATGCGGGCTGCGGTGCGCGATTTCGCCGACCAGGCCCGCGGCCACCATGTTGTCGTCCTCGTCGAGGATCACCGTTTCCACGTTGACTACGGGGCGCCCGGCCGACCCGGCATGTGTGTCTTGCTCGTCGGGTCCCAGCGCGGCGGCGAGCGGCGCCATCTCGGTCTGGCCATAAAAGTTCCACAGCCTCAGATTCGGCAGCCGCTCCCGGATCTCGGTCAGAATCTCCACAGGCATCGCTGAGGCGCCGTAATACCCTTTACGCAGGCTCGACAGGTCCACTTCATCGAACAAAGTTGAGCGCAGCAGCGAGATCCACACCGTCGGGGGTGCGAAGTAGCTGGTGACGTGGTAGCGCTCGATGGTGTGCAGCACCGCTTCCGGGTCGGGCCGCGGCAGGATAATGCTGGTGGCCCCCAGATAGATATCGGTGGCCAGAAAATTGTCCAGCTGCGCACAGTGATACAGCGGCAACGAATGGACCTCGACGTCGTCGTGCGACATCTCGCCGGCGACAATCGTGCTGACGTACTGCCACATCAGGCCGCGGCTGGTGTGCATGGCCGCTTTGGGGCGGGATTCAGTTCCGCTGGTGTACATCAGTCGCACCAACCGGTCGTCGTCGATGTGCGGATGCGGGGCCGGTGTCTCGGTGTGCAGCCATCGCGCGAAGTCGTCCCACCCGGGCGCCGGCCGGTGTCCGCCGGGTATCAGGGCGACCTGGGTCGTTACCACTCCACCACGCCGCATCGCCTCTTCGGCCGTCGGCGTCAGGTCGGCTTCGACGACGAATCCGCTGACTTGACTGTGGTCGAGAAGGTAAGCGATCTCCTCCGCGGTCAGCATGTAGTTGATCGGCACCAGAACCACCCCGGCGCGCGCCGTCGCGAACACCAGCACCGCGTACTGCCAGCAGTTGTGTGCCAACAGGCCGATGCGATCGCCGACATCGAAACCGTTGTCGTGCAAAGCGGCCGCAGCGCGGTCCACGAGGTCGTCGAACTCGGCAAAAGTCAGCACGACATCGCCGTCGATGATCGCGACTTTGTCCGGGTGCCGGCGGGCCGATCGGCGTGGAATCTCGCCGAGGCCATGGCTACGAGCCCGCGCAACCAGAGCGTTGAGGTCATCGGACGGCATGCCTGCCACCGTAGGCGCCGGGACTGAGGCGCGAGTCATCCGCGTCCCGCTGAGTAGACAAGGCCCTGCCGACCGCGCCCGATCACGCCGATACTCCGTTGGCATGAGCACTGGCTTCCCCGTGACGACCGAGAGCGCCGGACGGGCGGGTCTGGATCCCCAACAGGTCGGCGAATTGCGGGCCAACCTGCATCAGGCAGATCCCGGGGTGCTGGTCGCCGTACTGGCGCAGCTGACCGGCGATCCGGCGGTGGTCGACCGATTCGCACCGAAGATCACCCATGTGCCCGATCCGCCGGAGCAGGCAGGCAGCACCGATCCGGATACTGTCGAGCGGCTCATCCAGGAGATCGTGGCTGCGCTGCGGGCTTCCCGTCCGGCGGATGCGCTACCCGCCGACGATCCCAGCCTCTTTGCTCGTGTCGCGCCTGTGGCACTGGGCGGTGAGGTCGGCTCCGAGTATCTCCAGCTGCTCCTTGAGCAGGGTGGATTCCAGCCTTCGCAACCCGTATTGCCACGTACCGCGAAGCTTCCCAACGACTTCCGAGTGGTCATCATAGGCGCGGGTATTGCCGGGATCACCGCCGCGCTCGCATGCACGGACGCTGGCATCGATTTCCAGATCATCGAACGCAACGCCGAGGTTGGCGGCACGTGGTACACGACCGCCTATCCCGGCATCGGGGTGGATACGCCTTCGGCGTACTACTCGCTGTCGCGTGATATCAACGGTGACTGGTCGAGTTACTACCCGCAGGGTGCGGAGTATCAGGCCTACCTCGTGTCGGTGGCGGACAAGAACCGTCTCCGCGAGCGCACGCGATTCGGTACCGAGGTGCAAGCGTTGTGGTGGGAAGAGCGGTGCCAGCAGTGGCAGATCCATTCGGTCGGCCCGGACGGCACCCGTGACGTCAGCTACGCCAACGTGGTCATCCCGGCCGCTGGCTACCTCAATCGGCCACGTTGGCCGGATCTAATTGGCCGCGAGACGTTTTCGGGGATCTCTGTCCATTCTGCGCAGTGGGATCGCGAGCTGGATCTGACGGGCAAACGGGTCGCGATCATCGGAGCCGGCTGCACCGCAGTGCAGATCGTCGACGCGTGCGTGGACCAGGTCGCGCACTTGACGGTGTTCCAACGGCAGCCGCATTGGGTCGCGCCGCGACGGCGGGCGTCCGACGAGGTTCCCGCCTACCAGCGGTGGCTGGGCACCCGGTTGCCGTACTACGCCAATTGGATTCGGCTCAAGTCGTATTGGGGGACATCGGACAACAACTATCCGGTGATCCTGCATGACCGCGACTGGGCGGCCAAGCATTTGTCGATTTCGCCGGCCAATGATGTCCTGCTACGGATTTGCCTGGAGTACATCGATCGCGTGTTTGGTGCGGGCAGCGAACTGGCGCGCAAGGTAACCCCCGATTTTGCTCCGTACGGCAAGCGCATCATTCGCGATCCGGGCGGGTACTACGCGGCCCTGGCGCGCGAGCATGTCGATGTCGAGGCCAGTGAACCGGCCCAGGTCAACGAGCAGGGAATCGTGACCGCCGACGGTCGGCAGGTCGACCTCGATGTCATCATCTACGCGACGGGGTACTACCTGGATTTCCTTTCCACCGTAGATATTCGGGGCCGGGCCGGCAAGAAGCTGACCGACGAGTGGGGCGATATTCCGCGGGCCTATCGCGGCGGCATGGTGCCTGGCTTCCCAAATATGTTCATCTCTTCGGCGCCCAACTACAGCCCCGGGCACGGGGGCGGCCACAACTTCGGCGTCGAGGTGATGGTGCACTACGTCATGGAGTGCCTGCAGTTGATGGCGCTGCGCCAGGCCTCGACCCTCGAGGTGACCCAACGCGCCTACGACGAGTACGTTGCCGACATCGACGCGATGATGGCCGGCACCGTCTGGTGCCACACCCCGTCAGCCCACACCTACTACCGTTCCGGCGGCGGGCGGATCGTGACCGCGTTCCCGTACCGGCTGGTCGACTTTTGGCGCGACCACCGCGCGCCCGTCGAAGACGATCTCGAGCTGGAATGATCCCAACCATTCCGGGAAAGCTCTGCGGGAAAACGGCTTTGGTGACTGGCAGCAGCCGCGGAATCGGACGGGCGGTCGCCCAACGGTTGGCGGCCGAGGGTGCCACGGTGGTGGTGACGGCGCGCTCCGACGCGACGTCCGAGTCGATTCGGGCCGGTGCCGTCGCCACCCTTCCCGGCACGATCGGCGAGACGATCGGGTTGATCGAGGCTGCCGGTGGCAAGGCATTTGGTGTCGCGGCGGACCTCGAGGATCCCGGACAGCGCGATCGACTGATCGACGAGGTGCTCGACCGTGCCGGCCGCATTGACATCCTGGTCAATAATGCCGGTTTCGCGGACTACTCGGTGGTCGAGCACATGAGCCTGGACACCTTCGACCGCACCATCGAGCACTATCTGCGGACCCCATTCGTGCTGACGAAAGCGGCTGTGCCGCATATGCGTAAGCAAGGCGCCGGTTGGATCGTCAACATCGGCTCCGTCACCGGGGTGGCCCCGGTGCGTCCCTATCGCGAGTACAACAAAACGTCCGGGGACGTCATTTACGCGTCGTGCAAGGCGGCCCTGCACCGCTTCACCCAGGGCGTGGCGGCCGAACTCCTTGACGCCAACATCGCGGTGAATTGCGTCGGCCCATCGACCGCTGTACGCACACCCGGTGCGGCACAACTAATCCCGGACCCGTTCCCGACCGAGCCGGTGGAATACTTGGCCGAGACTGTGCTGGCGATGTGCCATTTGCCCGCCGTGCAGCGCACGGGGCTGGTCGCGTTCAGTCTGCATTACCCGTGGTCGCAGCAATTACCGGTACACACCTTGGACGGCACGGTGGTGTTGCCGGCCCTGCCGCCACCCCCGACGGCCAACCCCAACGTCCACCCCGCCGGAATCTAGCCCAGCACCCGGCCGGTGATCGCACAGAAACTGTGGCAGACCCGATCGCGGATGATGACGTCGTTGGTCTCGGGATCGAACCAACGGTCTACCACCGCCCAGTGGATAGGGTGCATCAGGTAGGGGCCCATCAAGGCATTCACATCTGCGAATTCCTGCTCGAACACGTGCGTCCAGGGCGAGGTTCCGATCGCGTCGTCGACGCGACTGAGCTGCCACGCCTTGATGCCCGATATGTAGCGCGGCATCGAGGTGAGCTCACTTTCGAAGCGGCGCATGGTTTCTGGATCGGTGTCGGGCAGCACCCGTAACAGCAGCGCGCGGTAGACGGTTCCCGATGCTTCGTCGCAGCGAACGGGTGCACCCGCGTAACCGGCGCCGTTGACCCGGCTCACCGACGCGTCAGTCAACAGGCGGGCGAAATCGTCAGCCGCACGGTCCCGTTGGTCCGCGGTGGCGAATCGCAGGTGCACCAGAATGTCACCACCGTTGCGCGACCCGGGCAGCGTCGGCTGCACCACGCAGTGCAGCGGCTTGGCCAATGTGGCGGCGGTGCGCAACTCACCGATAAGCCGATCGTGCTCGGACGGGGTGATGTCGATCAGCCGGGTGACGCTATACATCGCACAGCCCGTCGACGTGTTGCGCCGCCGCGGCGAAAGAGCGCGACCGAGTGGTCACCAATTCGCTTATCCGCGACCACCATTCGCCCAGCGCCGAATCCGGCCGCGCCTTCCACGTCATCTCCCACCAAGCCTTCGCGTTTGGCAGGGTCCATATGACGGTGATGACATTGGCGTCGTCGTTGAACCAGATCGGCGGACTGACCAAGATGTCACGCAGTGTCATGCCCCGATCCCGCGCTCCGGGTACGTACTCGGCGAGGTAGGTGTCGACGAAGCGGCGAGCGCATCCGGGCCGGGTCTCCACCCGGTCGATTACGAAAATTTCGGCGTCGGCCATGTGCCGACCGTATGGCAACCTGATTCGGCCGGACTGCCGACTCCCGACCATCGGGAACGTTTAGCCGCGCAAAAGATCACCTAGAGCCGCGGCCGCCTGTTTGCGCCCCCGATGCGCGATGTCGAGCATCGGCATAGTCAGAAACCCGTGAATGCCGCCCTCGAAGTGGAGTTGGGTTATGGGCACGCCGGCTCGATGCAGCGCGGCGCAGTAAGCGAGTCCTTCATCGCGCAGTGGGTCGTGGCCGGCGACCACCACGACGGCGGGCGGGAGCCTGTGCAGGTCGGCGTTAAGCGGTGCAACGTAAGGGTGCGATCGGTCGTCGGGCGACGGCACGTAGCAATCCCAGTACCACTGCATCGCTGCTTTCGGGTTGTAGTAGCCCTTCCCGAACAGCCGGTAGGACTCGGTGTCGAAGTCGGCCGCGATGACCGGGTAAAGCAGCAGCTGACCCGCGAGAGCCGGGCCGCCGCGATCGCGGGCCATGACCGCGGTGACCGCGGCCAGGTTGCCGCCGGCGCTGTCACCGCCGACGAGCACGCGTTCGGGGTCGCCGCCCAACTCGACGGCGTTGCGGCGGGCCCAGTACGTTACGTCGTAGACGTCCTCCGCGGCGCACGGCCAGGCATGCTCCGGAGCCAGCCGGTATTCGACCGAAATGACAACGGCAGGAATAAGATTGGCGATACTGCGGCAGAGCTCGTCGTGACTGTCCAGTCCGCAGAACACGAATCCGCCGCCATGGGCATACACCAGGATTGGCAGTGGGCCAGCTGCGTCGGGTTGATATATCCGGACCGGCACAAGTCCATCCGTGCGGTGGACCGAGCGGTTGACGACCTGGGCGACGGCCTCGGGTTGGGCGGTCGGCTGCAATCTCGACCGGATGAGTGCTCGCGCCTCGGCGCCGCTCATCTGGTGCACCGGTGGGAACGCGCCATCGAGTTGCTCGATGATCGCGGCGATTTGCGGGTCGAGGCTCACGCGTACTGCAGCGCGGGTGCGGGGTTGCGCCGCTGGGGCAGCAGTGGCCGCAGCGGCTGCAGGGTCGGTGCCACCCGGCGCGGTCCGTCCTCCGCGTTGCGCCAGATGCCCATCGCCGTCATGCGTACCGGTGCGGTCAGCCGCTGATCGAACATCATTCGGCTCATTGGGCCGCACACCGACACCGCGGCAACCGCTTCGCCCGGTCCGCCGATAGGCGCTGCGACACAACCGAAGCCAAGCAACGATTCCTCGCGCTCGAACGCCACACCGTGGGCCCGCACCTTGGCCAGTTCTGCGGCCAGCTGCGAGCCGGTGGAAACCGAGTACTTGGTCTTGCGGACCCGCAGATCGACCTGGGCGTCCTCGTCGTGGTAGGCCAGGATCGCCTTGCCCACGGCGGTGCAATGCGCGGGTTGGCGGCCGCCGACCCGGGTGGGGATCGCGTCGGCCATCCGGTCGCCGACCTTGTCCAGGTAGACGACGTCGGGTCCGTCCAGCACCGCGAGATGCGCAACCAGCCCGGTGGCGCGGTGCAGTTCGCCCAGCAGCGGCCCGGCTGCTCGGACCAGGCGGTCCTGATGCACGGCCAACGACCCGAGTTCCACCAGTCGCATCCCGAGCTCGTAGTCGCGCCCGCTGCGGCGCAGCCAGCGCAGCTGCACCAGGCGCTCGAGCATCCGGTGCGCCGAGGAACGCGGCAGACCCGTGCGCCGCACGAGCTGGGCCAGCGTCAGCCGGCCCGGCCCGTCGAATGCGTCGAGGACCAATGAAATGCGATCGATGACGGCCGTGGGAGTGCTCGATTCTGCGGTCGCGACGGAGCGCACGGTCCCTGACATCGGTCCTCCATGTGTGTCTGGCTGCCATATTCCTATTAGGAATATCTATTTGTATCACACAGATGTGGCCGCTGTCACAGACAGGCCGCTGGCGGGCGGTGGGTCAGTTCGGCGCGATGCGCAGGCCGGTAATGACGCCGGGCTCGATGGCGACGGCCCTGTCGGCGTGGTTGACCCACGGATGCAGTAGTTGCTCGTAGCGCGAGACCTGGTCGGGATCGGTGATGGTGTACGCGTGTCCCGTGACGACGACACTCCAGCCCGTTCGAGTCTGGGGGTCGATACTGTCGGCTTCATAGGCGACGACGACGCCTTCGCTGGATCGCACGGCAGCGGAGATCGACGCCGTCAGACGGGTGCGAATGATGATCCGGCCGCGGTCGAGCAGATGATTGACCGGGCGGATCGCCGGAAGCGCGTTGAGAGTGAAGAAGACCCGCCCATAGCTGACGCTCGCCAGCAACCGCATCGCCTCGACACTGTCTAACCGCTGAGCGCCCGCGGCGTGCTGCCCTAAGCCCAGTCCGCCGTCGTAGTCACTCATGCCCTCAAGCATCTGTCGTACGTAGCTGAGCACATAGGGCCATATGGCCCCACCGCGAACCCACGTCAATAACACTCCGCAAGGGCCAGGTCAGCCCTTGGCGGCCGACCGTCCGGCGCGGCGGCCGTAGAAGCTGCCATCACCGAGCGAGACGCCGCTGGCATAGCCCCAGGCGGCCAGGCCGGCGGTCGAACGGCCAGCGGCGAACAGCCCCGGGATCGGCTCGCCGCTGACGTGCAGCACCTCGGCATCCAGCGTGGTGGCCAGCCCGCCCAGGGTGAATCCGCCGGTGTTCTCGCGCAGGTCGATCGCGCCGACCGGGGTGCCGATCGGCTTGATCCACTCCGGCTTCTTGTGCAGCAGCGGGTCCTCACCGCGTGCGGCCCCTTCGTTGTAGGCCGCGACGGTCGCCTGCAGCGACCCGGGTGCCAGGCCGATGTCGCGTTCCAGGTCCGCCACGCTGTCGGCGACCCAGGTCGCTTCCCGCAGCATGAACTTGGGCGACCACGACGCCATCGCCTCTTCCTGGGCATCGCTGTCGATGATCAAATAGGCGACGTTGTCCTGGTGGTAGAGAGTGAGCTGCCCGACGCGGCCCGGATAGGTGTCCTCGGCGACATAGCGCTGACCGCGGCCGTTGACCAGGATCCCGCGCAC from the Mycobacterium lentiflavum genome contains:
- a CDS encoding Dabb family protein yields the protein MYSVTRLIDITPSEHDRLIGELRTAATLAKPLHCVVQPTLPGSRNGGDILVHLRFATADQRDRAADDFARLLTDASVSRVNGAGYAGAPVRCDEASGTVYRALLLRVLPDTDPETMRRFESELTSMPRYISGIKAWQLSRVDDAIGTSPWTHVFEQEFADVNALMGPYLMHPIHWAVVDRWFDPETNDVIIRDRVCHSFCAITGRVLG
- a CDS encoding nuclear transport factor 2 family protein; protein product: MSTDISLPELQEFIAGFWYHYDEAHYDELAASYAEDVRYASRSDSGTSPFEELMSPELHGRDAVMEWLSEHRKQSPYPLRHHATNVHRNGSDGDVTKARFYILVNQIADFVPFAVSSGVVNVAVRRGASGLEFTEMDVILDTTNSVLLSELTAGTAVGS
- a CDS encoding SDR family NAD(P)-dependent oxidoreductase, yielding MIPTIPGKLCGKTALVTGSSRGIGRAVAQRLAAEGATVVVTARSDATSESIRAGAVATLPGTIGETIGLIEAAGGKAFGVAADLEDPGQRDRLIDEVLDRAGRIDILVNNAGFADYSVVEHMSLDTFDRTIEHYLRTPFVLTKAAVPHMRKQGAGWIVNIGSVTGVAPVRPYREYNKTSGDVIYASCKAALHRFTQGVAAELLDANIAVNCVGPSTAVRTPGAAQLIPDPFPTEPVEYLAETVLAMCHLPAVQRTGLVAFSLHYPWSQQLPVHTLDGTVVLPALPPPPTANPNVHPAGI
- a CDS encoding acyl-CoA synthetase: MPSDDLNALVARARSHGLGEIPRRSARRHPDKVAIIDGDVVLTFAEFDDLVDRAAAALHDNGFDVGDRIGLLAHNCWQYAVLVFATARAGVVLVPINYMLTAEEIAYLLDHSQVSGFVVEADLTPTAEEAMRRGGVVTTQVALIPGGHRPAPGWDDFARWLHTETPAPHPHIDDDRLVRLMYTSGTESRPKAAMHTSRGLMWQYVSTIVAGEMSHDDVEVHSLPLYHCAQLDNFLATDIYLGATSIILPRPDPEAVLHTIERYHVTSYFAPPTVWISLLRSTLFDEVDLSSLRKGYYGASAMPVEILTEIRERLPNLRLWNFYGQTEMAPLAAALGPDEQDTHAGSAGRPVVNVETVILDEDDNMVAAGLVGEIAHRSPHLATGYLDDPDRTAEAFRSGWFHSGDLGYYDEHGLLHVVDRKKDMIKTGGENVASREVEEVLYRHSGIQEVAVFGLAHPVWVEAVVAAIVPREGATLTESDVIAHCRASLAGFKTPKRVFFVDALPKNPSGKLLKRLLRERFSIEQHVLS
- a CDS encoding flavin-containing monooxygenase, with translation MSTGFPVTTESAGRAGLDPQQVGELRANLHQADPGVLVAVLAQLTGDPAVVDRFAPKITHVPDPPEQAGSTDPDTVERLIQEIVAALRASRPADALPADDPSLFARVAPVALGGEVGSEYLQLLLEQGGFQPSQPVLPRTAKLPNDFRVVIIGAGIAGITAALACTDAGIDFQIIERNAEVGGTWYTTAYPGIGVDTPSAYYSLSRDINGDWSSYYPQGAEYQAYLVSVADKNRLRERTRFGTEVQALWWEERCQQWQIHSVGPDGTRDVSYANVVIPAAGYLNRPRWPDLIGRETFSGISVHSAQWDRELDLTGKRVAIIGAGCTAVQIVDACVDQVAHLTVFQRQPHWVAPRRRASDEVPAYQRWLGTRLPYYANWIRLKSYWGTSDNNYPVILHDRDWAAKHLSISPANDVLLRICLEYIDRVFGAGSELARKVTPDFAPYGKRIIRDPGGYYAALAREHVDVEASEPAQVNEQGIVTADGRQVDLDVIIYATGYYLDFLSTVDIRGRAGKKLTDEWGDIPRAYRGGMVPGFPNMFISSAPNYSPGHGGGHNFGVEVMVHYVMECLQLMALRQASTLEVTQRAYDEYVADIDAMMAGTVWCHTPSAHTYYRSGGGRIVTAFPYRLVDFWRDHRAPVEDDLELE
- a CDS encoding acyl-CoA dehydrogenase family protein, translating into MALPRLVPPASIDAAATQDLRFEVREFLAEQLAAGAFTPSVDAWLTGWDENFTAALAARGWLGMTVPSEYGGRGRSFVERFVVTEELLAAGAPVAAHWIADRQIVPSLLKYGTAQQKSEFLPRIVRGECFLGIGMSEPDSGSDLASVHTRAERVDGGWSLTGTKVWTSGAHRAHAFIVLARTAAVDPTHRHAGLSQFIVNLRGPGVEIRPIMSMNGDHHFNEVILDSAFVPDAMVFGEIGNGWQQVTSELAFERSGPERFLSTFVLLAACADRMASNAIPRDPNLGRLVARIAGLHQMSTAVAGALERNEPADLPAAVVKVLGTTTEGDIAEFADLQDSPDSVFAGLKRAAVDQRPGFTLRGGTNEVLRGVVARGLGMR
- a CDS encoding acyl-CoA dehydrogenase family protein — protein: MTAAVDGALVDMMAAVFAGHREKHPPTTIVRRDPDLWRQLDELGLVRLTGNEQNGGSGATWFEAAELLTAAVGHGVRIPLAEHDLLACWLLDATGMPVGDAVRTVCVLDKRGAATQVPWAASADRVVLVWRSNGQHRVADVARETLAITPGFNLIGEPRDTVDADLAAADGAPVGLALITQLRLKSGLVRSIQVCAALDRILQLCIEHVTARAQFGRPLAKFQAVQNLVSDIATEAALARAATEAALSASVAGHWSGPDLGLRVAVARSCAGHAASVVVRNAHQVHGAIGTTREHRLHEFTRAALAWRSEFGSVRYWDEQVTDAALYASAGGLWSLITG
- a CDS encoding SDR family NAD(P)-dependent oxidoreductase; translated protein: MNVRDTFGGGVAVITGAGAGIGAGLARYASRLGMTVVLADIDGDAIAALRDELRAAGDQSVEIVCDVRDPDAMQELADRVYRDVGAVRLLVNNAGVEQFGYLWDTPVANWRRVVDINVSGVFFGIKAFLPKMMATDDQAWVWNLSSVGGVVAIPFQAPYIMSKHAVLALTECLYLEVQTAGHDQHIHVQAVLPGAVVSDIFESAGGVDPARATDAGAAETQRAAMLEVKATAMDPLRAAEVLFGQAASGRFYLHTHPDAVGAAMADRANVLAAQNAPILRTASRFNSAKP